The following coding sequences lie in one Sorghum bicolor cultivar BTx623 chromosome 6, Sorghum_bicolor_NCBIv3, whole genome shotgun sequence genomic window:
- the LOC110436589 gene encoding uncharacterized protein LOC110436589 isoform X3 gives MKCVQLGRPIRRDEVYIRTHTRKTRVPTEQAVPIINKLKSIDEAHPELTERSIQQGDVLAAACGEKEPRGRVRALGLGPTPQDIGTPYLKCYKSTRLQMEVLAREKVESDKTALEQRIQELEQQLQERRNLEIRSQNCSNSRSHVSPRSQEHVDEAQAHDGQAFEDEVFPDINDNSEQSDEEDYLLLRRPPAAPSTQHGDVHKSH, from the exons ATGAAGTG TGTACAGCTAGGGAGACCTATTCGAAGAGATGAAGTCTATATCAGAACACATACAAGGAAAACTAGAGTTCCAACCGAACAAGCAGTGCCAATAATT AACAAACTTAAATCAATTGATGAAGCCCATCCAGAGTTGACAGAAAGATCAATTCAACAAGGTGATGTTCTTGCTGCTGCCTGTGGAGAAAAGGAGCCAAGAGGGCGTGTTCGGGCTTTGGGTCTAGGACCAACTCCCCAAGATATTGGTACCCCTTATTTGAAGTGCTACAAGTCAACAAGACTACAAATGGAAGTTTTAGCTCGTGAAAAGGTTGAGAGTGACAAAACTGCTCTTGAACAACGCATACAAGAATTGGAACAACAACTGCAGGAAAGAAGAAATTTGGAAATACGCTCACAGAACTGTTCTAACTCACGAAGCCATGTG AGTCCAAGGTCTCAAGAACATGTTGATGAGGCACAAGCACATGATGGTCAAGCATTTGAAGATGAGGTTTTTCCAGATATTAATGATAACTCTGAACAATCTGATGAAGAAGATTATTTGCTTCTTCGTAGGCCTCCTGCTGCCCCATCTACACAGCATG GGGATGTCCACAAAAGTCACTGA
- the LOC110436589 gene encoding uncharacterized protein LOC110436589 isoform X1, with translation MKCVQLGRPIRRDEVYIRTHTRKTRVPTEQAVPIINKLKSIDEAHPELTERSIQQGDVLAAACGEKEPRGRVRALGLGPTPQDIGTPYLKCYKSTRLQMEVLAREKVESDKTALEQRIQELEQQLQERRNLEIRSQNCSNSRSHVSPRSQEHVDEAQAHDGQAFEDEVFPDINDNSEQSDEEDYLLLRRPPAAPSTQHGNFLSTQRDAALSVRAAALSTPLAPAPALSDQHTPALFEHAATLSALHGRALTVQPTIAPSTQHDVDLSAQPASAPSTQRATGLFAQRPVGLSTQRPASLSTSTHRAGGLSTQPAQAPSSQRASASSVHSVVGGSMNQLKDCCTTSPLKNAAPTRKNKSPRVSRDDLVIFSN, from the exons ATGAAGTG TGTACAGCTAGGGAGACCTATTCGAAGAGATGAAGTCTATATCAGAACACATACAAGGAAAACTAGAGTTCCAACCGAACAAGCAGTGCCAATAATT AACAAACTTAAATCAATTGATGAAGCCCATCCAGAGTTGACAGAAAGATCAATTCAACAAGGTGATGTTCTTGCTGCTGCCTGTGGAGAAAAGGAGCCAAGAGGGCGTGTTCGGGCTTTGGGTCTAGGACCAACTCCCCAAGATATTGGTACCCCTTATTTGAAGTGCTACAAGTCAACAAGACTACAAATGGAAGTTTTAGCTCGTGAAAAGGTTGAGAGTGACAAAACTGCTCTTGAACAACGCATACAAGAATTGGAACAACAACTGCAGGAAAGAAGAAATTTGGAAATACGCTCACAGAACTGTTCTAACTCACGAAGCCATGTG AGTCCAAGGTCTCAAGAACATGTTGATGAGGCACAAGCACATGATGGTCAAGCATTTGAAGATGAGGTTTTTCCAGATATTAATGATAACTCTGAACAATCTGATGAAGAAGATTATTTGCTTCTTCGTAGGCCTCCTGCTGCCCCATCTACACAGCATGGTAATTTCCTATCTACACAGCGTGATGCTGCCTTATCTGTGCGTGCTGCTGCCCTATCTACACCTCTTGCTCCTGCTCCCGCCCTATCTGATCAACATACTCCTGCCCTCTTTGAGCATGCTGCTACCTTGTCTGCGTTGCATGGCCGTGCCTTAACTGTGCAGCCTACTATTGCCCCGTCGACGCAGCATGATGTTGACCTATCCGCGCAGCCTGCTAGTGCCCCGTCCACGCAGCGTGCTACTGGCCTGTTCGCGCAGCGTCCTGTTGGCCTATCCACGCAGCGTCCTGCTAGCCTGTCCACGTCCACGCATCGTGCTGGTGGCCTGTCCACGCAACCTGCTCAAGCCCCATCTTCGCAACGTGCTAGTGCCTCCTCTGTGCACAGTGTTGTGGGAGGATCAATGAATCAACTTAAGGACTGTTGCACTACTAGTCCCCTGAAGAATGCAGCCCCAACAAGGAAGAATAAAAGCCCTCGTGTTTCACgtgatgatcttgtaattttctCAAACTAA
- the LOC110436589 gene encoding uncharacterized protein LOC110436589 isoform X2 → MKCVQLGRPIRRDEVYIRTHTRKTRVPTEQAVPIINKLKSIDEAHPELTERSIQQGDVLAAACGEKEPRGRVRALGLGPTPQDIGTPYLKCYKSTRLQMEVLAREKVESDKTALEQRIQELEQQLQERRNLEIRSQNCSNSRSHVSPRSQEHVDEAQAHDGQAFEDEVFPDINDNSEQSDEEDYLLLRRPPAAPSTQHAGDVHKSH, encoded by the exons ATGAAGTG TGTACAGCTAGGGAGACCTATTCGAAGAGATGAAGTCTATATCAGAACACATACAAGGAAAACTAGAGTTCCAACCGAACAAGCAGTGCCAATAATT AACAAACTTAAATCAATTGATGAAGCCCATCCAGAGTTGACAGAAAGATCAATTCAACAAGGTGATGTTCTTGCTGCTGCCTGTGGAGAAAAGGAGCCAAGAGGGCGTGTTCGGGCTTTGGGTCTAGGACCAACTCCCCAAGATATTGGTACCCCTTATTTGAAGTGCTACAAGTCAACAAGACTACAAATGGAAGTTTTAGCTCGTGAAAAGGTTGAGAGTGACAAAACTGCTCTTGAACAACGCATACAAGAATTGGAACAACAACTGCAGGAAAGAAGAAATTTGGAAATACGCTCACAGAACTGTTCTAACTCACGAAGCCATGTG AGTCCAAGGTCTCAAGAACATGTTGATGAGGCACAAGCACATGATGGTCAAGCATTTGAAGATGAGGTTTTTCCAGATATTAATGATAACTCTGAACAATCTGATGAAGAAGATTATTTGCTTCTTCGTAGGCCTCCTGCTGCCCCATCTACACAGCATG CAGGGGATGTCCACAAAAGTCACTGA